A window from Chryseobacterium vaccae encodes these proteins:
- a CDS encoding SusC/RagA family TonB-linked outer membrane protein: MKNSYYHIGGIFFGLMFTAVNITTKAQTRTISGTVTSLGKPLSGVVISQEGSDQVTMTGNNGTYTVQVSAENTILLFRHPDYAEEKFTLTNQTVVNISLEHKVKGIEEVILNAGYYKVKDKERTGSIVKVSAKDIENQPVTNVLSAAQGRMAGVSITQNSGTPGGGFDIQIRGRNSLRTRSNSVIDGNQPLYIIDGVPVGTGISSSYAGSILPNADINPLNSINPNDIESFEILKDADATAIYGSRGANGVVLVTTKKGKRGKVKLTLNSSYGLSHAISNLKMMNTAQYLDMRKQAFANSNISVYPANAYDINGTWDSNRYTDWRKELIGHYAALSNTQLSLSGGGENTNFLLSLGHNEQTTVFGRDFRYRTNTISGNISHRSADRKFSFNSSNIFTATDNNLITSDATRQSYILAPNAPALYDSEGNLNWENNTFTNPAAAFENSYSNNNLQFLNNISMEYEAFKNFKLKLNGGLTYQTFEEWSLRPSTAYSPSAGATSLNSMSSKSNQNRLSMVIEPQISWMYKTGNHKFDVLVGGTYQRDVSDRGEIQGSGFESNALIYNIGAAINKVVLDQISTEYRYGAFFGRINYQYDKKYILNLTGRRDGSSRFGPNNKYAIFGAIGTAWLFSEEDFMKNISWLSFGKLRASYGSSGSDNIGDYQYLDTFATANLIYNGSTGLAPTKLYNPDFSWERTVKTEVALELGLFNNRLNLSAAYYRNRSGNQLVGYQLSSVTGFSSVLANLDAVIQNTGLEFEASGKIISKGNFSWSSSFNITIPRNKLISFPGLEGSSYANTYVIGQPVNIVKLYQLQGVNPNTLVYDFTDFNGDGKIASPDDRQVIRNLGQQFYGGLSNELRYRNWNLSFLLQFVKQQSRNYNSAMSSPGIMANLPVEALNVWSPTNPNGLYMPYRSTSNSSHSLFQNSDASVSDASFIRLKNVQLIYNLSLDSGVFREVKLYFQGQNLLTWTKFFGIDPEMTTFGFLPPLKTYSFGIQLTL, encoded by the coding sequence ATGAAAAATTCCTATTACCATATAGGAGGTATTTTCTTTGGGCTCATGTTTACCGCTGTAAACATCACCACAAAAGCCCAAACACGCACCATTTCCGGTACCGTTACATCATTAGGTAAACCACTCTCAGGAGTCGTAATTTCCCAAGAGGGTAGTGACCAGGTAACCATGACCGGCAACAACGGGACCTATACAGTACAGGTTTCAGCAGAAAATACCATCCTATTGTTCAGACATCCTGATTATGCAGAAGAGAAATTTACACTCACTAATCAGACCGTCGTCAATATCAGTCTAGAACACAAAGTAAAGGGAATCGAAGAAGTTATTCTCAACGCTGGCTACTACAAGGTTAAAGACAAAGAAAGAACCGGTAGTATCGTCAAAGTTTCAGCAAAAGATATAGAAAATCAGCCTGTGACCAATGTATTGTCAGCAGCACAGGGAAGAATGGCAGGAGTCAGTATCACCCAAAATTCAGGAACTCCCGGGGGTGGATTTGATATTCAGATCAGAGGCAGAAATAGCCTTCGAACTCGAAGCAATTCTGTAATCGATGGCAATCAGCCACTTTATATTATTGATGGTGTTCCCGTGGGTACGGGAATCAGTTCCTCCTATGCTGGAAGTATCCTTCCCAATGCAGACATCAATCCGCTGAATAGTATCAATCCTAACGATATTGAAAGTTTCGAGATCCTGAAAGATGCGGACGCTACTGCTATCTATGGCTCACGGGGTGCTAACGGAGTGGTACTGGTGACCACCAAAAAAGGGAAAAGGGGAAAGGTAAAACTGACCCTGAACTCTTCATATGGCCTGAGCCATGCCATTTCAAACCTTAAAATGATGAATACTGCTCAGTATCTTGATATGAGAAAGCAGGCATTCGCCAACAGCAATATCTCTGTCTACCCCGCTAATGCCTATGACATCAATGGAACCTGGGATTCCAACCGTTATACGGATTGGAGAAAAGAACTGATTGGTCATTATGCCGCCCTGTCTAATACCCAGTTGTCACTCAGTGGGGGAGGCGAAAATACCAATTTCCTGCTCAGTCTTGGTCATAACGAACAAACCACGGTGTTCGGCAGGGATTTCAGGTACAGAACCAATACCATTTCAGGAAATATCAGCCATAGGTCTGCTGACAGGAAGTTCAGTTTCAACTCATCGAATATTTTTACAGCAACAGACAATAACCTGATTACTTCTGATGCAACAAGACAGTCGTATATTCTGGCTCCCAATGCTCCTGCTCTCTATGATTCAGAAGGTAACCTTAACTGGGAGAACAATACGTTTACGAATCCCGCAGCTGCCTTTGAGAACTCTTATTCCAATAACAATCTGCAATTCCTTAACAACATCAGCATGGAATATGAAGCTTTTAAAAACTTTAAGCTTAAGCTCAACGGTGGCTTGACTTATCAGACTTTTGAAGAATGGTCACTTCGTCCGAGTACGGCGTATAGTCCTTCTGCAGGAGCAACATCCCTCAATTCGATGTCTTCAAAATCCAATCAGAACAGACTGTCTATGGTGATAGAGCCACAGATAAGCTGGATGTACAAAACAGGTAACCATAAATTTGATGTACTGGTGGGAGGGACCTATCAGAGAGATGTTTCAGACCGGGGTGAAATTCAGGGATCAGGTTTTGAAAGTAATGCATTAATCTATAATATAGGGGCTGCAATCAATAAAGTCGTCCTTGACCAGATCAGTACTGAATACCGATACGGTGCTTTTTTCGGCAGAATCAACTATCAGTACGATAAAAAATATATCCTTAATCTTACAGGAAGAAGAGACGGCAGCAGCAGATTCGGTCCGAATAATAAATATGCAATATTCGGTGCCATTGGGACAGCATGGCTGTTTTCGGAAGAAGACTTTATGAAGAACATCTCATGGCTCAGTTTTGGAAAGCTGAGAGCAAGTTATGGTTCATCGGGAAGTGATAATATCGGGGATTACCAATACCTGGATACGTTTGCCACCGCCAACCTCATCTATAATGGCAGCACCGGATTGGCTCCAACAAAACTTTACAATCCTGATTTCAGCTGGGAAAGAACCGTTAAAACAGAAGTCGCTCTTGAATTGGGGCTATTTAACAACAGGCTTAATCTAAGCGCTGCGTATTACCGAAACCGTTCCGGAAATCAACTGGTAGGCTACCAGCTTTCCTCGGTAACGGGATTCAGCAGTGTACTGGCTAATCTGGATGCAGTCATTCAGAATACAGGACTTGAATTTGAGGCCAGTGGCAAAATTATCAGTAAAGGAAATTTTTCATGGAGTAGCTCATTCAATATCACTATTCCACGAAACAAGCTGATTTCCTTTCCGGGACTTGAAGGTTCATCCTATGCCAATACCTATGTTATCGGACAGCCTGTGAACATTGTTAAACTCTACCAGCTTCAGGGGGTAAACCCCAATACCTTGGTCTATGATTTTACCGATTTCAATGGCGATGGAAAGATCGCATCACCGGATGACAGGCAGGTAATCAGAAACCTTGGACAGCAGTTTTACGGAGGACTAAGCAATGAATTACGTTACCGAAACTGGAACTTGTCTTTTTTGCTGCAGTTTGTAAAGCAACAGAGCCGAAACTATAATTCAGCAATGTCTTCTCCGGGCATCATGGCGAATCTCCCAGTAGAGGCATTGAATGTATGGTCGCCTACGAATCCCAACGGACTTTATATGCCGTACCGCTCCACGTCTAATTCTTCGCACAGCCTGTTTCAAAATAGTGATGCCAGTGTTTCTGACGCTTCATTTATAAGACTTAAAAATGTGCAGCTTATCTATAATCTTTCTTTGGATTCAGGTGTTTTCAGGGAAGTCAAGCTTTATTTTCAGGGGCAGAACCTTTTGACGTGGACGAAGTTCTTTGGAATTGATCCCGAGATGACCACATTTGGATTCCTGCCTCCCTTGAAAACGTACTCATTTGGTATTCAGCTTACGCTGTGA
- a CDS encoding RagB/SusD family nutrient uptake outer membrane protein encodes MAALIYLMSIAVSCEKILEVELPDNQILSETVFSDTQTANAVLSGLYAGLWESSPVTGDQSGRLLGLYTDDLTYYAVSATNGLPELSNNTQIDSNQFVSSFWNNAYQKIYVSNSILEGLEGAHHIPEADKARIKGETLVIRSLLFFYVQQVYGDIPYPVTTNYMINQSISKTSSAEVLMRIESDIKEAIELLSDTYRHNERIYINKKAAQLLLGKVQMQQLKWMEAEATLKTVVQSPLYQFQNDITKVFLKNGSHIIWQLRPKNNGDAVREATIYYFANVAPTSMALSASLVSSFQNGDLRKQYWMGVVTVGGNTWYRAEKYKARSANSTENSIVFRLEEAYLLLAEALTQQNKTTEALPFINPIKQRAGQPLLGSAVTQQQLLEEILNENRKEFFTEMGHRFLDLKRAEKLNELQQTKPNWKDKHKVWPLPQQELLLNTHLNPQNLGY; translated from the coding sequence ATGGCAGCGCTCATTTATCTGATGAGCATCGCCGTATCGTGTGAAAAAATTCTTGAAGTGGAATTACCTGACAACCAAATACTGTCAGAAACCGTCTTCAGTGATACCCAGACTGCCAACGCAGTATTATCAGGATTGTATGCCGGATTGTGGGAATCATCGCCTGTTACGGGTGATCAAAGCGGAAGGCTTTTGGGTCTCTACACTGATGACCTGACCTACTATGCAGTCAGTGCCACCAATGGATTGCCTGAACTGTCCAATAATACACAGATTGATTCCAATCAGTTTGTAAGTTCGTTCTGGAATAATGCGTATCAGAAAATATATGTCAGCAATTCCATACTCGAAGGGCTGGAAGGGGCGCATCATATTCCGGAAGCTGATAAAGCAAGGATAAAAGGGGAGACCCTGGTCATCCGTTCTTTACTCTTTTTCTACGTTCAGCAGGTTTACGGGGATATTCCGTATCCTGTGACAACCAATTACATGATCAATCAGAGCATTTCAAAAACATCTTCTGCAGAAGTGTTGATGAGAATTGAATCTGATATAAAAGAAGCTATTGAACTGCTTTCCGATACCTACCGTCATAATGAACGCATCTATATCAATAAAAAAGCAGCGCAGCTTCTTCTCGGCAAGGTTCAGATGCAGCAGCTGAAATGGATGGAGGCAGAAGCCACCTTGAAAACAGTTGTTCAGAGTCCGCTCTATCAGTTTCAAAATGATATTACTAAGGTCTTTCTTAAAAATGGCAGCCATATTATCTGGCAGCTCAGACCTAAAAACAATGGGGATGCGGTAAGGGAAGCAACGATTTACTATTTTGCTAATGTTGCTCCGACCTCTATGGCGCTTTCCGCATCTTTGGTCAGCTCATTTCAGAATGGAGACCTTCGCAAGCAATATTGGATGGGAGTGGTTACTGTAGGGGGTAACACCTGGTACAGAGCAGAAAAATACAAAGCAAGATCTGCCAACTCCACAGAAAATTCCATTGTCTTCAGACTTGAAGAAGCTTATTTGCTTTTGGCAGAGGCTCTGACACAGCAAAATAAAACGACGGAGGCTTTACCGTTTATTAATCCGATCAAACAAAGAGCGGGACAGCCATTGCTTGGCAGTGCTGTTACACAACAGCAGCTTCTTGAAGAAATCCTTAATGAAAACAGAAAAGAGTTTTTTACAGAAATGGGACATCGCTTTCTTGATTTGAAAAGAGCAGAAAAGCTTAATGAACTACAGCAGACTAAGCCCAACTGGAAAGATAAGCATAAAGTATGGCCTCTTCCACAACAGGAACTGCTGCTCAATACCCATCTGAATCCTCAAAATTTAGGTTATTAA
- a CDS encoding restriction endonuclease subunit S has protein sequence MNSKNNLIPQYRFPEFENDGSWEKYKIGDLMQSYTGLSGKSGNDFGAGKPYITYKQVFDGGNISIEDCPLVNINASENQNKVEYGDILITTSSETANEVGYTNVIDKKPHNDTYLNSFCFGLRPLDLKFPNILFSKYLFKNNEYRNAVVLLAQGVTRYNISKTKVVELKLSIPKNIAEQKKIAACLSSLDDVIEGYEEKLTTLKEHKKGLMQNLFPKEKETQPKYRFPEFENNSDWREKKLGDFADVSKLAGYEFTKHIKYENKGSIIALRGLNIKNNSLSLDDVKYIDNSDLSMLSRSKLYIDDLMFTYIGTIGEVALIPENDKFYLAPNVARIRINKIIALPQFILQYFNNDTFKKNEIAGYISSSSQPALTMENIRKFIVKIPEIQEQKKIAEVLSSVDELIVAQREKIETLKEHKKGLMQGLFPKIES, from the coding sequence ATGAATAGCAAGAATAATTTAATACCTCAATATAGATTTCCAGAGTTTGAAAATGATGGGAGTTGGGAAAAATATAAAATTGGAGACTTAATGCAATCGTATACGGGATTATCGGGGAAATCAGGAAATGATTTCGGAGCTGGTAAACCTTATATAACTTATAAGCAAGTTTTTGATGGTGGCAATATATCGATTGAAGATTGTCCTCTGGTAAACATTAATGCTAGTGAAAATCAAAATAAAGTTGAATATGGTGATATTTTGATTACAACATCTTCAGAAACAGCTAATGAAGTTGGTTACACAAATGTAATTGATAAAAAGCCGCATAACGATACTTATTTAAACAGTTTTTGTTTCGGTTTAAGGCCTTTAGATTTAAAATTCCCTAACATTTTATTCTCAAAATATTTATTTAAGAATAATGAATATCGAAATGCAGTTGTTCTATTAGCACAAGGTGTCACAAGATACAATATATCTAAAACTAAAGTTGTAGAGCTCAAGTTATCAATTCCAAAAAATATAGCTGAACAAAAAAAAATAGCTGCTTGTTTAAGTAGTTTAGATGATGTGATTGAAGGGTACGAGGAAAAGCTTACTACCTTGAAGGAACATAAAAAAGGCTTAATGCAAAACCTCTTTCCGAAAGAAAAAGAAACACAACCGAAATACCGTTTTCCTGAGTTTGAGAATAATAGTGATTGGAGAGAGAAGAAACTTGGGGATTTTGCCGATGTTTCTAAACTAGCTGGTTATGAATTTACAAAACATATTAAGTATGAAAACAAAGGTAGCATTATAGCGTTACGAGGATTAAATATTAAAAATAATAGTTTAAGCCTTGACGATGTTAAATATATTGACAATAGTGATTTATCTATGCTTAGTAGAAGTAAACTATATATTGATGACTTAATGTTTACTTATATTGGTACAATAGGAGAAGTAGCGTTGATACCTGAAAATGATAAATTTTATTTGGCACCGAATGTTGCACGTATAAGAATCAATAAAATTATTGCTTTACCACAGTTTATTCTACAGTATTTTAATAATGATACATTTAAAAAAAATGAAATAGCAGGTTATATTTCTTCAAGTTCTCAACCTGCTTTAACAATGGAAAATATTAGAAAATTTATTGTTAAAATACCAGAAATACAAGAACAAAAAAAAATAGCCGAAGTATTATCATCAGTTGATGAATTGATTGTAGCACAACGCGAAAAAATAGAAACATTGAAAGAACATAAAAAAGGCTTAATGCAAGGCTTGTTCCCTAAAATAGAGAGTTAA
- a CDS encoding helix-turn-helix domain-containing protein codes for MKIANRKIVEFIRDKWVIPMNNNSQFATENNIDEKTVRRIREDENYQISLVTIMRICEAKNIKISKFFEMVGL; via the coding sequence ATGAAAATTGCAAATAGAAAGATTGTTGAGTTTATAAGGGATAAATGGGTTATTCCTATGAACAATAATAGTCAATTTGCTACTGAAAATAATATTGACGAGAAAACTGTTAGAAGAATCAGAGAAGATGAAAATTATCAAATTAGTTTAGTTACTATAATGAGAATATGCGAAGCCAAAAATATTAAGATATCCAAATTCTTTGAAATGGTTGGACTTTAA
- a CDS encoding type I restriction-modification system subunit M — protein MTQKEQQELGKTLWNIADDLRGAMNADDFRDYMLSFLFLRYLSANYEQAAAKELRGDYPQLAKGDNRTPLAVWYDENAEDVAFFEKTMRKKMHYVIQPNYLWNSIYELARTQSNDLLNELEDGFKHIENESFSGEFQGLFSEINLNSDKLGKTYEARNEQLCKIITKIAEGIAGFSTDSDALGDAYEYLIGQFAAGSGKKAGEFYTPQRLSDILSEIVTLDSQEPSLGRKKNLDRVIDFACGSGSLLLNVRKNIVNEGGTIGQIYGQEKNITTYNLARMNMLLHGVKTNEFEIFHGDTLKNDWNILSEPNPAKKIEFDAVVANPPFSLKWDASEAMAEDFRFKGYGLAPKSAADFAFLLHGFHYLNRQGTMAIILPHGVLFRGGAEERIRKKLVKDNNIDAIIGLPSNLFYSTGIPVCIIVLKKCKKQDDVLIINASEHYGKGKRQNFLRDIKNHGVDDVQKIVDTFRDRLEEDRYSRRVSLEEIAKNDYNLNITRYVSTSEAEKQIDLKEVNKKLNGPNGINSKIKKATDLHNSFLRELGLDEI, from the coding sequence ATGACACAAAAAGAACAACAAGAACTGGGTAAAACCCTTTGGAATATAGCAGACGACTTACGCGGTGCGATGAATGCAGATGACTTTAGAGATTACATGCTTTCGTTTTTATTTTTGCGCTATTTATCGGCTAATTACGAGCAAGCTGCTGCTAAGGAATTACGTGGGGATTATCCACAATTAGCAAAAGGCGATAATCGTACCCCTTTAGCCGTGTGGTACGATGAAAATGCAGAAGATGTCGCTTTCTTTGAGAAAACGATGCGTAAAAAAATGCATTATGTGATTCAGCCTAATTACTTATGGAATAGTATTTATGAGTTGGCACGTACACAAAGCAATGATTTACTAAATGAACTTGAAGACGGTTTTAAACATATCGAGAACGAAAGTTTTAGCGGTGAATTTCAAGGTTTATTCTCAGAAATTAATCTTAATTCAGATAAATTAGGCAAAACTTACGAAGCTCGTAACGAACAACTATGTAAAATCATTACTAAAATTGCCGAAGGTATTGCCGGCTTTAGCACTGATAGTGACGCTTTAGGCGATGCCTATGAGTATTTGATTGGGCAGTTTGCCGCAGGCTCTGGCAAAAAAGCGGGAGAATTCTATACGCCACAACGTTTGTCAGATATCTTATCAGAGATTGTTACTTTAGACAGCCAAGAGCCAAGTCTAGGACGTAAAAAGAATTTGGATCGAGTGATTGATTTTGCATGTGGCTCTGGTTCTTTGTTGTTGAACGTGCGTAAAAATATTGTAAACGAAGGCGGTACGATTGGACAAATTTACGGACAAGAGAAAAATATCACTACCTATAACTTAGCTCGCATGAATATGCTTCTGCATGGCGTTAAGACAAATGAGTTTGAGATTTTTCATGGTGATACGTTAAAGAATGATTGGAATATTTTAAGCGAACCCAATCCAGCAAAAAAAATAGAGTTTGATGCCGTTGTTGCTAACCCTCCTTTTAGTCTAAAATGGGATGCTTCAGAAGCTATGGCTGAAGATTTTCGCTTTAAAGGTTATGGTTTAGCTCCAAAATCAGCCGCAGATTTTGCTTTCTTGTTACATGGTTTTCATTATTTAAACAGACAAGGCACAATGGCTATCATCTTGCCTCATGGTGTTTTATTCCGTGGTGGTGCTGAGGAACGCATCCGTAAGAAGCTTGTGAAAGATAATAACATTGATGCGATTATTGGTTTGCCAAGTAATCTGTTTTATTCTACAGGAATACCAGTTTGTATTATTGTGTTGAAGAAATGTAAAAAGCAAGATGATGTCTTAATAATAAATGCTAGTGAACATTACGGAAAAGGTAAACGTCAAAATTTCTTAAGAGATATAAAGAATCATGGTGTCGATGATGTTCAAAAAATTGTTGATACTTTTAGAGATCGATTGGAAGAAGATCGCTATTCAAGACGAGTATCTTTGGAAGAAATCGCTAAAAATGATTACAATCTAAATATTACACGATATGTGAGTACATCGGAAGCAGAAAAGCAAATTGATTTGAAAGAGGTTAATAAAAAACTAAACGGACCAAATGGAATCAATTCAAAAATTAAAAAAGCTACCGACTTGCATAATTCTTTTCTCAGAGAATTAGGCCTAGATGAAATATGA
- a CDS encoding AAA family ATPase: protein MSATKYYHYKTFREMVVRLRDDLNNHDFVLLYAYNGTGKTRLSMEFKDYAKTRKKTPGADTLYFNAYTEDLFSWDNDLDNDTERVLKINAESKFFSGLKDLALEERIFAYLERYASFDFKIDYDKWNVVFSKEVKNPNYKNPDSGEPELIKIDHIKVSRGEENIFIWCLFLAICELVIEGHESYNWVKNIYIDDPISSLDDNNAIAVASDLAHLIKKAKDKVNVVISSHHALFFNVMSNELRQHKTAKHFLHKNGEEGHTMRATDDTPFFHHVAILSELKQVVDSGKINTYHFNMLRSVLEKTATFFGYDDFSKCIYGVDDDVLFARALNLLSHGKYSIYEPREMGDDNRDLFKRIFNAFYDKYQFELPELLIEQPVAEIATGK from the coding sequence ATGAGTGCAACGAAATATTACCATTATAAAACCTTCAGAGAAATGGTTGTCCGTTTGAGAGATGACTTAAACAATCATGATTTTGTTTTGCTGTACGCTTACAATGGTACAGGAAAAACACGCCTTTCCATGGAGTTTAAAGATTACGCAAAAACAAGGAAGAAAACCCCCGGTGCGGATACGCTATATTTTAATGCCTATACGGAAGATCTATTTTCATGGGACAATGATTTAGATAACGACACAGAGCGAGTACTTAAAATAAATGCTGAATCTAAATTTTTCTCTGGATTAAAAGATCTAGCCTTAGAGGAAAGAATTTTCGCTTATCTAGAACGTTATGCAAGTTTTGACTTCAAAATAGATTATGACAAGTGGAATGTTGTCTTTAGTAAAGAAGTTAAAAATCCTAATTACAAAAATCCTGATTCTGGCGAACCTGAATTAATAAAAATAGATCACATCAAAGTTTCCCGCGGAGAGGAAAATATTTTTATTTGGTGTCTTTTTTTGGCAATTTGTGAATTGGTAATTGAAGGGCACGAATCTTATAATTGGGTAAAAAATATTTATATTGATGATCCTATTTCTTCATTAGACGACAACAATGCTATTGCTGTTGCTAGTGACTTGGCTCATTTAATAAAAAAAGCAAAAGACAAGGTAAATGTTGTTATTTCATCGCATCACGCATTGTTTTTTAATGTGATGAGCAATGAATTGAGACAGCATAAAACAGCTAAACATTTTTTACATAAAAATGGTGAAGAAGGTCATACTATGAGAGCTACAGATGATACGCCTTTCTTTCATCATGTTGCCATATTATCAGAATTAAAGCAAGTGGTAGATTCAGGCAAAATTAATACTTATCATTTCAATATGCTAAGAAGTGTTTTAGAAAAAACGGCTACATTTTTTGGATATGATGATTTTTCAAAATGTATATATGGTGTCGATGATGATGTTTTGTTTGCACGTGCCTTAAATTTGTTGAGCCATGGTAAGTATTCTATTTACGAACCTAGGGAAATGGGTGATGATAACAGGGATTTATTCAAAAGAATATTTAACGCGTTTTACGACAAATATCAATTTGAACTTCCAGAATTATTAATTGAGCAGCCCGTTGCAGAAATAGCAACTGGAAAATAA